A window of Microbacterium sp. Root61 genomic DNA:
GACCTTCCACTGCAGGCCCTGGAACTCGGAGAGGCGGCGTCCGAACTGCTGACGAGTACGTAGGTAGCCGGTCGACGCGTCGAGTGCCCCCTGGGCGAGCCCGATGCACATCGCTGCGTTGCCGCACCGCTCCGGGTTGAACTGCTGCACCAGGATACGCGCTCCGTTCTTGCTGTCGGCGACAGGGTCGATCAGTACGTCCTCACGCGGAATCCACACATCGTCGAACCGGATCGCGGCCTCCGGCACTCCCCGGATACCCATCTTCGAGTCGGTTTCCGGCTCCCTCATGCCCTCGGGGCGTCCGTTGATCACGACGGCACCGATGCCGTAGGGGCCTTCGCTGTCGGGGTGTCGCCCGAACACGATCATCGTGTCGGCAACGGACCCACCCGTCATCCAGGCCTTGAAACCGGTCAGGCGGAACCCGTCTCCGTCGGGACGGATCTCCGTTCGCAGGTCCGTCCCCGCGCTCCCCGCGCCGGGTTCGCTCATGCCGATCGCGAAGTGGCGTGATCCGTCTGCCACGCCCGGCAGCAGGCGGTGGCTGAGCTCGTCAGTACCGAGTTCGTGGATCGCCCGCCACGGACCGTTGAGATAGGGCTGCACTGCCATGGCGCTCGAAAGGCATACGCGTGCCAGTTCCTCCACGACGATGCATCCCTCCAGAAGGGACTTCCCTTGCCCGCCGTACTCCTCCGGGATGCACAGGTCCAGCAGCCCGGCATCCCGCACCGCCTCGAGGGAGCGACGCGGGAATTCCTCGGTCTCGTCCCAGTGCGCAGCCCACGGCCGAAGCTCTTGGACGGCCACATCGCGCGCCCGACGGCGAAGCTCGTTCTGATCGTCGGTGAGCTCCGCCCACATCCCGGTCTCCGGTGCGGGAGGGTCGAGGTGCACCGGCTCCCACGAGTCGCGTTCGATGTCCAGGAAGCGGTCTGCCCCGGTCATCGTGCAGCCATCCGCAGTGCGCCGTCCAGCCGGATCGTCTCGCCGTTCAGCATCGGGTTGGCCACGATGTGTGCCGCCAGTGCGGCGTACTCGTCGGCCGATCCGAGGCGATGTGGATGCGGGACCGAGTCGGCCAGTCGCTGTCGGGCCTCGTCGCCGAGCCTTCCCAGAATGGGAGTGTCGAAGAGCCCGGGGGCGATGGTGCAGACGCGGATTCCCTTGCTGGCGAGGTCGCGTGCCGCGACGATCGTCATGCCGACCACGCCCGCCTTGGAAGCCGCGTAGGGGATCTGTCCGATCTGACCCTCGAACGCGGCAACGGATGCCGTGAGGATGATCGCTCCTCGTTCGCCGTCGACGGGCTCGTTCTTGGCCATCGCAGCTGCCGCGAACCGAAGGACGTTGAACGACCCCACCAGATTGACGCCCACGACGGCGTTGAAAGTTTCCAGAGAGCCGGGGTTGCCGTCACGATCGACGAGTCGGATCGCACCCCCACGACCGGCGCAGTGGACGACGGCGCGCAGCGGCGCCTCCGATCCGGCCAGTTCGACGGCTCGTGCGACCGCGTCCGGGTCGACGACGTCGGCCGGGGCGAAGCGTGTTCCCGAACCGAGCTCCGCGGCGACCTGCTCTCCCGCGGAGGTGGGGAGGTC
This region includes:
- a CDS encoding SDR family NAD(P)-dependent oxidoreductase; the protein is MDISGNAALVTGGASGLGRATAEALIAAGAHVTLLDLPTSAGEQVAAELGSGTRFAPADVVDPDAVARAVELAGSEAPLRAVVHCAGRGGAIRLVDRDGNPGSLETFNAVVGVNLVGSFNVLRFAAAAMAKNEPVDGERGAIILTASVAAFEGQIGQIPYAASKAGVVGMTIVAARDLASKGIRVCTIAPGLFDTPILGRLGDEARQRLADSVPHPHRLGSADEYAALAAHIVANPMLNGETIRLDGALRMAAR
- a CDS encoding acyl-CoA dehydrogenase family protein, translating into MTGADRFLDIERDSWEPVHLDPPAPETGMWAELTDDQNELRRRARDVAVQELRPWAAHWDETEEFPRRSLEAVRDAGLLDLCIPEEYGGQGKSLLEGCIVVEELARVCLSSAMAVQPYLNGPWRAIHELGTDELSHRLLPGVADGSRHFAIGMSEPGAGSAGTDLRTEIRPDGDGFRLTGFKAWMTGGSVADTMIVFGRHPDSEGPYGIGAVVINGRPEGMREPETDSKMGIRGVPEAAIRFDDVWIPREDVLIDPVADSKNGARILVQQFNPERCGNAAMCIGLAQGALDASTGYLRTRQQFGRRLSEFQGLQWKVADMALDIEMARMLMWRAARSGVDGFPDQWSTITAKLHSSEMVQRVTNNAIQMLGARGYSRRWPVERMFRDGRGLAIGGGTAEVMRNMIAGTVLGTRTSQRRG